TTGTACGGATAATCGTTCATGGTTTCTCCTAACATGGAACGTGGCGCCGCCGCCGGTGGGCGGCGCGCTTGTTGCGCCGCAAAAAACCGCGTGGCCGCTACCCCTAAGATAGGTTTCGACGGCGGAGGTTTCAACGCCTGGGCGCTTGCGGAACGCGAAGCATTCGAACCTTTCGGTCGTGTAAGGGTTCAATCGCAATGATACACGGGAACGTGTTACAATAGCGGATTCATTTGAAACTGTAACCTCTTAATTTCTTGGAGTTTTTATGGCACTCGAGCGCACCCTGTCGATCATCAAGCCGGATGCGGTGGCGAAGAACGTGATCGGCCAGATCTACAGCCGTTTCGAAAACGCCGGCCTGAAGATCGTGGCGGCGCGCATGGCGCACCTGTCGCGCGCCGATGCGGAGAAGTTCTACGCCGTGCACGCCGAGCGTCCGTTCTTCAAGGATCTCGTCGAATTCATGATCTCGGGCCCGGTGATGATCCAGGTTCTGGAAGGCGAGGACGCGATCCTGAAGAACCGCGACCTGATGGGCGCGACGGATCCGAAGAAGGCGGAAAAGGGCACGATCCGCGCCGACTTCGCGGATAGCATCGACGCGAACGCCGTGCACGGCTCGGACGCACCGGAAACGGCGCGCGTCGAGATCGCGTTCTTCTTCCCGGAAATGAACGTCTACTCGCGCTAAGCGGGTCGGGGTCCGGCGCGTTCGGCGGCAAGGCAGGGCATCATGGCGAGCGAAACCATCGTCAATCTACTCGACCTCGACGCCGAGGGGCTCGTCGCGTACTGCGGCGGCCTCGGCGAGAAGGCGTTTCGCGCTAAGCAGCTGCAGCGCTGGATCCATCAATACAATGCAGCCGATTTCGACGGGATGACCGATCTCGCGAAATCGCTGCGCGAGAAGCTGAAGGGGCGCGCCGTGATCGGCACGCCCGACATCCTGAGCGATCACGTGTCGGCGGACGGCACGCGCAAGTGGCTCATCAACGTCGGCAACGGCAATGCGGTCGAGACGGTGTTCATCCCCGAGGAGACGCGCGGCACGCTGTGCGTGTCGTCGCAGGCGGGGTGTGCGGTCAATTGCCGCTTCTGCTCGACCGGCAAGCAAGGTTTTTCCCGCAATCTGTCGACGGGCGAGATCGTCGGGCAACTGCGGATGGCGGAATTCGCGCTGCGCGCGTCGCTTGGCCGCGCGCCCGGCCCGAACGGCAAGGCCGAGCGGGTGATCACGAATGTCGTGATGATGGGCATGGGCGAGCCGCTTCTCAATTACTCGGCGGTCGTGCCCGCGATGCGTCTCATGCTCGACGACAACGCGTACGGCCTGTCGCGCCGGCGCGTGACGCTGTCGACGTCGGGCGTCGTGCCGATGATGGACCGGCTCGGTGCCGAGCTGCCCGTCGCGCTCGCGGTGTCGCTGCACGCGCCGAACGACGCGCTGCGCGACGAACTCGTGCCGCTCAACAAGAAGCATCCGCTGCGCGAACTGATGGCCGCGTGCCAGCGCTATCTGAAGGTCGCGCCGCGTGATTTCATCACGTTCGAATATTGCATGCTCGACGGCGTCAACGACACCGAAGCGCATGCGCGCGAGCTGCTCGCGCTCACGCGCGACGTGCCGTGCAAATTCAATCTGATTCCGTTCAATCCGTTCCCGGAATCGGGGCTCCTGCGCTCGAAGACTGAGCAGATCAAGCGCTTCGCGCAGGTTCTGATCGACGCCGGCGTCGTGACGACGATCCGCAAGACGCGCGGCGACGACATCGATGCCGCCTGCGGTCAACTGGCGGGCGCGGTCAAGGACCGCACGCGTCTGGCGGAGCGGACGGGCGCGACGAAGATTATCGAGGTCCGGGCGGTTTGACGGGGATGCCCGGGCTGGCAGTGAAATACGCGTGAAGCGATCGGGGGCGGCGCACGGCGCCGCGCAGTGTGTGACAACGGTGGTGTTGCGGGCCCGGCCGGAATTGGCGCGGGCGTGCAGGCAAGAAGAATCGACGCGAGGATGAGGATGAGCGAACCGCAGCCGTCAAGGAGCCCGGAGACGAACGCAGGCGAGAAACCGGCGGCGGCCGGTGGCGGCATTGCGTCGGTCGCGGCAGTGGGCGCACGGCTCGCGGAGTTGCGTGAGGCGAAGGGGTGGTCGGTCGATGACGTGTCCGCGCGGCTGAAGGTCGCGGCGCCGAAGCTGCAGGCGCTCGAGGCGGGCGACACGAGCCAGTTGCCGGGCGCGACGTTCGCGCTTGGCCTCGTGCGCAGCTACGCAAAGATGCTCGGTGTCGATCCGGAGCCGTTCGCGCAGGCGCTGCGCCGGGAGAAGGGCGTGCCCGAGGTCGATCTTTCGATGCCTGCGTCGGCCGGCACCGATCTGCCGCGCGGCCGGGTGTCGATCCCGCTGGGCGGTTCGTCGCGCGGCCGGCCGTGGCTGTGGGCGATCGCGGCGGTCGTCGTCGCGCTCGTCGCGGCGGCGATGTGGCGCACGGGCGGCGAATCGTCGAACTGGCTCGCGCGTTTCAAGTCGAACGGCGCGGGCGAGGCCGCGTCGGCCGCGCACGCGCAGCAGGGAGGCGTTGCATCCGATCTGCCGGCGAGTGCGGCGGTGTCGGGCACGGTGACGCAGGCTGGCGCGATCGCGACGCCGCCGGTCGGCGGCGCGTCGGCGGACGAGGCGGCCACGGCGAGCGTGTCGGCCGGGAGCTCGGCGCCCGTCGTCGCGAGCGCGGCGGTCGCGCCTTTCGCTTCGACGCCGGTTGCCGCCGTGCAACAAGCGCAACCTGCGCAAACGACGCAACCAGCGGCCGCGTCAACGGCCGACGCCGCGAGCGCGGCCGTCACGGTCGCGCCTGGCCAGTCGGTCGTTGCGCTGAAGGTCGCGCAGGACTGCTGGTTCAGCGTGCGCGACAAGAACGGCAAGGAGCTGTTCTCGGCCCTCGTGCGCGCCGGCGAGACGAAGCAGGTCGCGGGCGATGCGCCGCTCAAGATCACGATCGGCAACAAGGCCGGGCTCGAATCGGTCGCTTTCGACGGCAAGCCCGTTGATCCGGCAAAATACTCGGCGGCTCGGGGCAACGTCGCGCGTTTCGCATTGCCCTGACGGCAAGCGCCGCGTCCGGCCAGGCGCGGCGCTTTTCCCTTTCGCGCGCCGCCGGGCAGGCGGCGCGTTTGGCGTAAATTGGATCTATCGATGCAATCCGAAGCTCAATCCCCACGCAGCAGTCAGATTTGTTCAACCGAGCCGGTGTTCGGCGGGCATGCGCCGCGACGCATGTCGCATGCGGTCGACGTCCGCTGGGGCGGCACGCTCGTGACGATCGGCGGCGCGGCGCCCGTGCGCGTGCAGTCGATGACGAACACCGACACGGCCGACGCGATCGGCACGGCGATCCAGGTGAAGGAACTCGCAAACGCGGGCTCCGAGCTCGTGCGCATCACCGTGAACACGCCCGAGGCCGCCGCCGCCGTTCCGGCGATTCGCGAGCAGCTCGACCGGATGGGCGTGTCGGTGCCGCTCGTCGGCGATTTCCACTACAACGGCCACCTGCTGCTGCGTGACTACCCGGGCTGCGCGGAGGCGCTGTCGAAGTACCGGATCAACCCGGGCAACGTCGGCCAGGGCGCGAAGCGCGATTCGCAGTTCGCGCAGATGATCGAAGCCGCGATCAAGTACGACAAGCCGGTGCGGATCGGCGTGAACTGGGGCAGCCTCGATCAGGATCTGCTCGCGCGAATGATGGACGAGAACGGCGCGCGCGCCGAGCCGTGGGAAGCGCAGAGCGTGATGTACGAGGCGCTGATCCAGTCGGCGATCGGCTCTGCCGAGCGCGCGGTCGAACTGGGTCTCGGCCGCGACAAGATCGTGCTGTCGTGCAAGGTGAGCGGCGTGCAGGACTTGATCGCCGTGTACCGCGAGTTGTCGCGCCGCTGCGGTTTCGCACTGCACCTCGGTCTGACCGAGGCGGGCATGGGTTCGAAGGGTATCGTCGCGTCGACGGCCGCGATCGGCGTGCTGCTGCAGGAAGGCATCGGCGACACGATCCGCATCTCGCTCACGCCGGAGCCGGGCGCGTCGCGTACGGGCGAAGTGGTGGTCGGGCAGGAAATCCTGCAGACGATGGGGCTGCGCTCGTTCGCGCCGATGGTCGTCGCATGCCCGGGGTGCGGGCGCACGACGAGCACGCTGTTCCAGGAGCTCGCGCTGCAGATCCAGACGTACCTGCGCGAGCAGATGCCCGCGTGGCGCAAGGAATATCCGGGCGTCGAGAAGATGAACGTCGCGGTGATGGGCTGCATCGTCAACGGCCCGGGCGAGTCGAAGCACGCGAACATCGGCATCAGCCTGCCGGGCTCGGGCGAGAATCCGGCCGCGCCCGTGTTCGTCGACGGCGAAAAAGTGAAGACGCTGCGCGGCGAGCGCATCGCGGAAGAATTCCAGCAGATCGTGAGCGACTACGTCGCGCGCACCTACGGCCGCGCCGCGGTCCAGAATTAATTCGTCCACCGTATTCAGATGACAGAACAAAAGCGAAAGCTCGAGAAGCTGACGGGCGTGAAGGGCATGAACGACATCCTCCCGCAGGATGCCGGCTTGTGGGAATTCTTCGAAGCGACGGTGAAGTCGCTGTTGCGCGCATACGGCTATCAGAATATCCGCACGCCGATCGTCGAGCACACGCCGCTCTTTACGCGCGGCATCGGCGAAGTGACCGACATCGTCGAAAAGGAAATGTACAGCTTTGTCGACGCGCTCAACGGCGAGAACCTGACGCTGCGTCCCGAGAACACCGCGGCCGTCGTGCGCGCGGCGATCGAGCACAACATGCTGTACGACGGTCCGAAGCGACTGTGGTACATCGGGCCGATGTTCCGTCACGAGCGCCCGCAGCGCGGCCGCTATCGCCAGTTCCATCAGGTCGGCGTCGAGGCGCTCGGCTTCGCGGGCCCGGACGCGGACGCGGAAATCGTCATGATGTGCCAGCGCCTGTGGGAGGATCTCGGCCTCACCGGCATCAAGCTGGAGATCAACTCGCTCGGTCTCGCCGAGGAGCGCGCCGCGCACCGCGTCGAGCTCATCAAGTATCTCGAGCAGCATGCGGACAAGCTCGACGACGACGCGCAGCGCCGCCTCTACACGAATCCGCTGCGTGTGCTCGACACGAAGAACCCCGCGCTGCAGGAGATCGTGCGGAACGCGCCGAAACTGATCGACTTCCTCGGCGACGTGTCGCGCGCGCACTTCGAAGGGCTGCAACGGCTGCTGAAGGCGAACAACGTGCCGTTCACGATCAATCCGCGCCTCGTGCGCGGGCTCGATTATTACAACCTGACCGTGTTCGAGTGGGTGACCGACAAGCTCGGCGCGCAAGGCACGGTCGCCGCGGGCGGCCGCTACGATCCGCTGATCGAGCAACTGGGCGGCAAGCCGACCGCCGCGTGCGGCTGGGCGATGGGCATCGAGCGCATCCTTGAGCTTCTGAAGGAAGAGCATCTCGTGCCGGAGCAGGAAGGCGTCGACGTGTACGTCGTCCACCAGGGCGACGCCGCGCGCGAGCAGGCGTTCATCGTCGCCGAGCGTCTGCGCGACACGGGCCTCGACGTGATCCTGCATTGCAGCGCGGACGGCGCGGGCGCGAGCTTCAAGTCGCAGATGAAGCGCGCGGACGCGAGCGGTGCGGCGTTCGCGGTGATCTTCGGCGAAGACGAGGTCACAAACGGCACGGCGAGCGTGAAGCCGCTGCGCGGCACGGGCGACGACGGCGAAAAGAGCGTTCAGCAGTCCGTGCCGGTCGAGAGCTTGACCGAATTTCTAATCAATGCGATGGTTGCAACCGCCGAAGACGGCGACGACTGATCGCGGCGCATCCGCTCGACAAAGAAGCGTGTACAGGAAGGAATCGCTAGGCGATGAGTTATCACGACGAACAAGAATCGATTGAAAACCTGAAGGCGTGGTGGGCCCGGTGGGGCAATCTGACGACCTGGATCGCGATCGCCGTCCTCGCCGCCGCGGCAGCCTGGAACGGCTGGAACTACTGGC
Above is a window of Burkholderia thailandensis E264 DNA encoding:
- the rlmN gene encoding 23S rRNA (adenine(2503)-C(2))-methyltransferase RlmN, with the translated sequence MASETIVNLLDLDAEGLVAYCGGLGEKAFRAKQLQRWIHQYNAADFDGMTDLAKSLREKLKGRAVIGTPDILSDHVSADGTRKWLINVGNGNAVETVFIPEETRGTLCVSSQAGCAVNCRFCSTGKQGFSRNLSTGEIVGQLRMAEFALRASLGRAPGPNGKAERVITNVVMMGMGEPLLNYSAVVPAMRLMLDDNAYGLSRRRVTLSTSGVVPMMDRLGAELPVALAVSLHAPNDALRDELVPLNKKHPLRELMAACQRYLKVAPRDFITFEYCMLDGVNDTEAHARELLALTRDVPCKFNLIPFNPFPESGLLRSKTEQIKRFAQVLIDAGVVTTIRKTRGDDIDAACGQLAGAVKDRTRLAERTGATKIIEVRAV
- the hisS gene encoding histidine--tRNA ligase, yielding MTEQKRKLEKLTGVKGMNDILPQDAGLWEFFEATVKSLLRAYGYQNIRTPIVEHTPLFTRGIGEVTDIVEKEMYSFVDALNGENLTLRPENTAAVVRAAIEHNMLYDGPKRLWYIGPMFRHERPQRGRYRQFHQVGVEALGFAGPDADAEIVMMCQRLWEDLGLTGIKLEINSLGLAEERAAHRVELIKYLEQHADKLDDDAQRRLYTNPLRVLDTKNPALQEIVRNAPKLIDFLGDVSRAHFEGLQRLLKANNVPFTINPRLVRGLDYYNLTVFEWVTDKLGAQGTVAAGGRYDPLIEQLGGKPTAACGWAMGIERILELLKEEHLVPEQEGVDVYVVHQGDAAREQAFIVAERLRDTGLDVILHCSADGAGASFKSQMKRADASGAAFAVIFGEDEVTNGTASVKPLRGTGDDGEKSVQQSVPVESLTEFLINAMVATAEDGDD
- the ispG gene encoding flavodoxin-dependent (E)-4-hydroxy-3-methylbut-2-enyl-diphosphate synthase, with the protein product MQSEAQSPRSSQICSTEPVFGGHAPRRMSHAVDVRWGGTLVTIGGAAPVRVQSMTNTDTADAIGTAIQVKELANAGSELVRITVNTPEAAAAVPAIREQLDRMGVSVPLVGDFHYNGHLLLRDYPGCAEALSKYRINPGNVGQGAKRDSQFAQMIEAAIKYDKPVRIGVNWGSLDQDLLARMMDENGARAEPWEAQSVMYEALIQSAIGSAERAVELGLGRDKIVLSCKVSGVQDLIAVYRELSRRCGFALHLGLTEAGMGSKGIVASTAAIGVLLQEGIGDTIRISLTPEPGASRTGEVVVGQEILQTMGLRSFAPMVVACPGCGRTTSTLFQELALQIQTYLREQMPAWRKEYPGVEKMNVAVMGCIVNGPGESKHANIGISLPGSGENPAAPVFVDGEKVKTLRGERIAEEFQQIVSDYVARTYGRAAVQN
- the ndk gene encoding nucleoside-diphosphate kinase — translated: MALERTLSIIKPDAVAKNVIGQIYSRFENAGLKIVAARMAHLSRADAEKFYAVHAERPFFKDLVEFMISGPVMIQVLEGEDAILKNRDLMGATDPKKAEKGTIRADFADSIDANAVHGSDAPETARVEIAFFFPEMNVYSR
- a CDS encoding helix-turn-helix domain-containing protein, translating into MSEPQPSRSPETNAGEKPAAAGGGIASVAAVGARLAELREAKGWSVDDVSARLKVAAPKLQALEAGDTSQLPGATFALGLVRSYAKMLGVDPEPFAQALRREKGVPEVDLSMPASAGTDLPRGRVSIPLGGSSRGRPWLWAIAAVVVALVAAAMWRTGGESSNWLARFKSNGAGEAASAAHAQQGGVASDLPASAAVSGTVTQAGAIATPPVGGASADEAATASVSAGSSAPVVASAAVAPFASTPVAAVQQAQPAQTTQPAAASTADAASAAVTVAPGQSVVALKVAQDCWFSVRDKNGKELFSALVRAGETKQVAGDAPLKITIGNKAGLESVAFDGKPVDPAKYSAARGNVARFALP